Proteins co-encoded in one Arachis hypogaea cultivar Tifrunner chromosome 11, arahy.Tifrunner.gnm2.J5K5, whole genome shotgun sequence genomic window:
- the LOC112723674 gene encoding alpha/beta hydrolase domain-containing protein WAV2 isoform X1, giving the protein MVSYMNVLLYGVGGLVVAGMALLVAFQEKLVYVPVLPGLSKAYAITPSRLRLTYEDIWLTSSDGVRLHAWFIKLFPNCRGPTILFFQENAGNIAHRLEMVRIMLQQLQCNVFMLSYRGYGASDGYPSQHGITKDAQAALDHLCQRSDIDTSRIVVFGRSLGGAVGAVLTKNNPDKVAALILENTFTSILDMAGVLLPFLKWFIGGSSSKGKILNFLVRSPWSTIDVVGQIKQPILFLSGLQDEMVPPSHMQMLYAKAATRNNRCLFVEFPTGMHMDTWLAGGDQYWRTIQQFLEQHAPVKKEVESSQNENALKSSL; this is encoded by the exons ATGGTGTCGTACATGAACGTGTTGTTGTACGGAGTGGGAGGTTTAGTGGTGGCCGGAATGGCGCTGCTGGTGGCGTTTCAGGAGAAGCTCGTCTACGTGCCGGTGCTGCCTGGTCTCTCCAAGGCTTACGCCATCACTCCCTCGCGACTCAGGCTCACCTACGAGGACATCTGGCTCACCTCCTCCGACGGCGTTCGCCTCCACGCCTGGTTCATCAAGCTCTTCCCTAACTGCCGAG GGCCTaccattttattttttcaagAAAATGCTGGAA ATATTGCTCATCGTCTTGAAATGGTTCGCATAATGTTACAGCAGTTACAATGCAATGTTTTCATGCTTTCCTACCGAGG CTATGGAGCAAGTGATGGCTATCCTTCTCAGCATGGAATTACTAAGGATGCTCAG GCTGCACTGGATCATCTTTGTCAAAGGTCTGACATTGATACATCTAGAATAGTTGTATTTGGAAGATCACTTGGGGGTGCAGTTGGAGCTGTACTAACAAAGAATAACCCTGACAAG GTTGCTGCACTGATACTGGAAAATACTTTCACATCTATTTTGGATATGGCTGGAGTTTTATTACCTTTTCTGAAATGGTTTATTGGCGGCAGTAGTTCAAAAGGCAAGATACTCAATTTTCTTGTACGTTCTCCATGGAGCACTATTGATGTTGTTGGTCAG ATCAAGCAGCCCATTCTTTTTCTCTCCGGATTGCAAGATGAGATGGTCCCCCCATCACATATGCAGATGCTTTATGCAAAGGCAGCTACTCGTAATAATCGATGTCTTTTTGTGGAATTTCCTACCGGAATGCATATGGATACTTGGCTTGCTGGTGGTGATCAATATTGGAGAACAATTCAGCAGTTTCTAGAACAGCATGCCCCAGTGAAAAAGGAAGTTGAATCGTCCCAAAATGAAAATG cccttaaGAGCTCTCTGTGA
- the LOC112723674 gene encoding alpha/beta hydrolase domain-containing protein WAV2 isoform X2, translating into MVSYMNVLLYGVGGLVVAGMALLVAFQEKLVYVPVLPGLSKAYAITPSRLRLTYEDIWLTSSDGVRLHAWFIKLFPNCRGPTILFFQENAGNIAHRLEMVRIMLQQLQCNVFMLSYRGYGASDGYPSQHGITKDAQAALDHLCQRSDIDTSRIVVFGRSLGGAVGAVLTKNNPDKVAALILENTFTSILDMAGVLLPFLKWFIGGSSSKGKILNFLVRSPWSTIDVVGQIKQPILFLSGLQDEMVPPSHMQMLYAKAATRNNRCLFVEFPTGMHMDTWLAGGDQYWRTIQQFLEQHAPVKKEVESSQNENDIGPR; encoded by the exons ATGGTGTCGTACATGAACGTGTTGTTGTACGGAGTGGGAGGTTTAGTGGTGGCCGGAATGGCGCTGCTGGTGGCGTTTCAGGAGAAGCTCGTCTACGTGCCGGTGCTGCCTGGTCTCTCCAAGGCTTACGCCATCACTCCCTCGCGACTCAGGCTCACCTACGAGGACATCTGGCTCACCTCCTCCGACGGCGTTCGCCTCCACGCCTGGTTCATCAAGCTCTTCCCTAACTGCCGAG GGCCTaccattttattttttcaagAAAATGCTGGAA ATATTGCTCATCGTCTTGAAATGGTTCGCATAATGTTACAGCAGTTACAATGCAATGTTTTCATGCTTTCCTACCGAGG CTATGGAGCAAGTGATGGCTATCCTTCTCAGCATGGAATTACTAAGGATGCTCAG GCTGCACTGGATCATCTTTGTCAAAGGTCTGACATTGATACATCTAGAATAGTTGTATTTGGAAGATCACTTGGGGGTGCAGTTGGAGCTGTACTAACAAAGAATAACCCTGACAAG GTTGCTGCACTGATACTGGAAAATACTTTCACATCTATTTTGGATATGGCTGGAGTTTTATTACCTTTTCTGAAATGGTTTATTGGCGGCAGTAGTTCAAAAGGCAAGATACTCAATTTTCTTGTACGTTCTCCATGGAGCACTATTGATGTTGTTGGTCAG ATCAAGCAGCCCATTCTTTTTCTCTCCGGATTGCAAGATGAGATGGTCCCCCCATCACATATGCAGATGCTTTATGCAAAGGCAGCTACTCGTAATAATCGATGTCTTTTTGTGGAATTTCCTACCGGAATGCATATGGATACTTGGCTTGCTGGTGGTGATCAATATTGGAGAACAATTCAGCAGTTTCTAGAACAGCATGCCCCAGTGAAAAAGGAAGTTGAATCGTCCCAAAATGAAAATG ATATTGGGCCGAGGTGA
- the LOC112723675 gene encoding nuclear transcription factor Y subunit A-3 has product MKPFLLLNHPDPVFNFEQVNSTHSMAHAPFPYSEPFFGGSLVAYGPQAVGQPQMLPQVLGLGSPRIALPLDLAEDGPIYVNAKQYHGILRRRQSRAKLEAQNKLIKNRKPYLHESRHRHALKRVRGSGGRFLSAKQLQLSNSELINSARSGLNPVNVYHKKDASEVESHLSRTGENASSITTCSDLTSFSSNDINFRHPEHNFLGSSPNMGGASQCSGGHTFGC; this is encoded by the exons ATGAAGCCATTCCTCTTACTGAATCATCCCGATCCTGTGTTCAATTTCGAACAAGTCAATAGTACTCACTCAATG GCACATGCTCCTTTTCCTTACAGCGAACCATTTTTCGGTGGTTCATTAGTTGCTTATGGACCGCAGGCTGTT ggTCAACCCCAGATGTTGCCCCAAGTGCTGGGATTAGGATCCCCCAGAATCGCACTACCACTTGATCTTGCTGAAGATGGCCCCATTTATGTCAATGCTAAACAATACCATGGTATACTGAGAAGGAGACAGTCACGAGCAAAGCTCGaggctcagaacaagctcataAAAAATCGTAAG CCCTATCTTCATGAGTCGCGACATCGCCATGCTTTGAAAAGGGTTAGGGGATCCGGGGGACGCTTTCTCAGCGCTAAACAGCTGCAACTGTCTAATTCAGAACTCATTAACAGTGCCCGTTCAGGCTTGAACCCTGTCAATGTATATCATAAGAAAGATGCATCAGAGGTGgaaagtcatctctctagaaccgGAGAAAACGCATCTTCCATCACAACGTGTTCTGACCTAACAAGTTTCTCCAGCAATGACATCAATTTCAGGCATCCTGAGCACAATTTCTTGGGAAGTTCCCCAAACATGGGTGGAGCATCACAATGCAGTGGGGGACACACCTTTGGTTGTTGA
- the LOC112722166 gene encoding protein PLASTID MOVEMENT IMPAIRED 1-RELATED 1-like, protein MEENKSKQGSEEQNGEKSNQGSEEQKRFLRGVESISRALSLDGSSSKDSSSTPRTRSKSIRKAPPLPDPKSSPEAGKNDNLRKEKKSIWDSLKALSLSRNRKFECRFSLQVHLIEGLPSSFNDASICVYWKRKRDVMVTHPAKVILGAAEFEQMLTYTCTISGSKSRPQNSAKYEPKHSSLYASMVGAAELDLGKHRVDLTRFLPLTLEELSEEKSSGKWSTSFRLSGAAKGAVMNVSFGYVVVGSRGTIDNQDSPNELGLGQNDSPSAMQLDKAHGLTKTDLLRTGSLPIFSPDYSSQNAEEVMDLHEVIPLPKSASSGDIFHQSPDIEEICSPYRPKDYEENINKPDSSDIENENPKNHQDIEEKTSPHACSKPEYLVFQVNVETVKPEDFPSTNSRNEKHEGCESNGYSVVDKAIEFFSSYERVNLEQSSMKAVVKKHTFNSTNTLDSVAEQVSSQDTVKHDTQEKALVCEFYHQDDLCTQKLPLQEADSALDSVKDLEVVAQVSGQEENPEEWEGDGFSAVDKGIECSSDEHVKLEVCTAKALVHDHKFDSTSILETAVKHDSEDEVNDGAEEKAIVHEFSHKELLLQEIGSALISVKDSPMIMEAKTEYKKRNTYSLDDVTGSFLSMLGIDDSPMKLSPKSGLESPRERLVTQFEMDSRSEGFSSFDVDKGSNNEIDDAHETSIGSEPLNFANCIKSSSFSEDLHAGHLVQLQHMSEEKAQALEEMETEALTCELGLNEKAFQHSPPKNYASYESPIHALPEEPLRLPPLAEGLGHCLQTSNGGFLRSMSPSLFKNSRSSGRLVMQISHPVVVPAEMGSGMMEIVQCLALMGIEKLSMLAKKLMPLEDITGKTIQQIAWEAMTIKGKERQCHLQHNLVTQEDTTCVLRGLKGTSSGSVGNQTGSEFVAFEALAPLAMDKIEALAMEGLRIQSGMEETDAPSNITAQSFGDISALHAKGNNSNESDEAVALGLIETKDSSVVDGIMSLSLSLDEWMRLDSGEIDDIDNINEHTSKILAAHHVNSLDLIHRISNIKRKRGKEPERKHGLLGNNFTVALMVQLRDPLRSFESVGTPMLALIQVKREFFPPKPRNLSEVGNTDEEEDDDCKTIGKVETEKPSEGEGIPQFRITEVHVAGLKTEPAYKKKDWRSWGTSRHQKSGSRWLLANGMGKCEKNPFLKSKPVSTCNAPLTPKVQPNDILWSISYRMYGTGDKRVDLTALNSPIRNPNIFIRNETRRPR, encoded by the exons ATGGAAGAAAACAAGAGCAAACAAGGTTCTGAAGAGCAAAAtggagaaaagagtaatcaaggTTCTGAAGAGCAAAAAAGGTTTTTGAGAGGTGTTGAATCTATAAGCAGGGCCCTGAGCCTGGACGGAAGCTCATCAAAGGATTCATCCTCCACCCCGAGAACTCGATCCAAATCCATCAGGAAAGCACCGCCGTTACCTGATCCTAAATCAAGTCCTGAGGCTGGTAAAAATGATAATCTGCGCAAGGAGAAGAAGTCCATATGGGATTCATTGAAGGCCCTTTCCCTCTCCCGAAACCGCAAGTTCGAATGCCGGTTTTCCCTCCAAGTCCATTTGATTGAAGGATTGCCTTCTAGTTTCAACGATGCTAGCATTTGTGTGTATTGGAAGAGGAAGCGTGATGTTATGGTGACACACCCTGCCAAGGTGATTCTAGGTGCTGCTGAGTTTGAACAAATGTTGACATACACTTGCACAATCTCTGGAAGTAAGAGTCGACCTCAAAATTCTGCAAAATATGAACCAAAGCATTCTTCACTCTATGCTTCCATGGTTGGTGCTGCAGAACTTGATTTGGGGAAGCACCGGGTCGATCTCACAAGGTTCCTTCCTCTCACACTCGAAGAGCTTTCGGAGGAGAAGAGCTCGGGGAAGTGGAGCACAAGTTTTAGATTATCAGGAGCAGCTAAAGGTGCAGTGATGAATGTCAGTTTTGGTTATGTAGTGGTTGGTTCCCGTGGTACCATAGACAATCAGGATTCTCCTAATGAATTGGGGTTGGGGCAGAACGATTCGCCTTCTGCGATGCAACTGGATAAAGCACACGGTCTGACTAAAACAGACCTGTTGCGTACCGGAAGTTTGCCAATCTTTTCCCCGGATTATTCATCCCAAAATGCAGAAGAGGTAATGGATCTTCATGAGGTAATACCATTGCCAAAATCAGCTAGCTCAGGAGACATCTTCCATCAGAGTCCTGATATAGAAGAGATATGTTCTCCGTACAGACCTAAAGATTATGAAGAAAACATTAACAAACCAGATTCATCCGATATTGAAAACGAGAATCCCAAAAATCATCAAGATATCGAAGAAAAAACATCTCCTCATGCATGTAGCAAACCAGAATATCTTGTGTTTCAAGTTAATGTAGAGACGGTTAAACCAGAGGATTTTCCATCAACTAATTCCAGAAATGAAAAGCATGAAGGGTGTGAATCTAATGGATATTCTGTTGTTGATAAGGCCATTGAATTTTTTTCATCATATGAACGTGTTAATCTAGAGCAATCGTCCATGAAGGCTGTTGTTAAAAAGCATACATTTAACAGTACCAATACCCTTGATAGTGTTGCTGAACAAGTATCTTCTCAAGATACTGTTAAACATGATACGCAGGAAAAGGCTCTAGTATGTGAATTTTATCACCAAGATGACTTGTGCACCCAAAAACTTCCCTTGCAAGAAGCAGATTCAGCTTTGGACAGTGTTAAAGATTTGGAGGTAGTTGCACAAGTGTCTGGACAAGAAGAAAATCCTGAAGAATGGGAAGGAGATGGATTTTCTGCTGTTGATAAGGGCATTGAATGCTCATCAGATGAACATGTAAAATTAGAGGTATGCACTGCAAAGGCTCTTGTCCATGATCATAAATTTGACAGTACCAGCATCCTTGAAACTGCTGTTAAACATGATTCCGAGGATGAGGTCAACGATGGTGCTGAGGAAAAGGCTATAGTACATGAGTTTTCTCACAAAGAACTACTCTTGCAAGAAATAGGGTCAGCATTGATCAGTGTCAAAGATTCTCCTATGATCATGGAAGCCAAAACTGAatacaagaaaagaaacacatataGCTTGGATGATGTCACGGGTTCATTTTTAAGCATGCTTGGCATAGACGATAGTCCAATGAAGTTGAGTCCTAAAAGTGGGCTCGAATCTCCAAGAGAGCGCCTTGTAACACAATTTGAGATGGACAGTAGGTCTGAGGGCTTCTCATCGTTTGATGTTGATAAGGGAAGTAATAATGAAATAGATGATGCTCACGAAACTTCTATTGGATCAGAGCCCTTGAACTTCGCTAATTGTATCAAGTCATCATCCTTTTCAGAAGATCTGCATGCAGGGCATCTAGTTCAGCTCCAGCATATGAGCGAAGAAAAGGCACAGGCGTTAGAAGAGATGGAAACAGAAGCCTTAACGTGTGAGTTGGGTTTGAATGAGAAGGCTTTTCAACATTCTCCACCAAAAAACTATGCTAGCTATGAAAGTCCGATTCATGCACTACCTGAAGAGCCTTTACGCTTACCTCCTTTGGCAGAGGGTTTAGGCCATTGTCTTCAGACAAGCAACGGAGGGTTTCTACGATCTATGAGTCCTTCACTTTTCAAGAATAGTAGAAGTAGTGGGAGACTAGTCATGCAGATTTCTCACCCTGTTGTGGTACCTGCGGAAATGGGTTCTGGGATGATGGAGATTGTACAATGTTTGGCTTTGATGGGAATTGAAAAGCTTTCGATGCTGGCAAAGAAGTTAATGCCTCTGGAAGATATTACAGGGAAGACAATACAACAAATAGCATGGGAAGCTATGACAATAAAGGGAAAAGAGAG ACAATGCCATTTGCAACATAACTTGGTAACACAAGAAGATACAACTTGTGTGCTAAGAGGATTGAAGGGAACATCATCTGGTTCAGTTGGCAACCAGACAGGCTCAGAGTTTGTTGCATTTGAAGCTCTAGCTCCATTGGCTATGGATAAAATAGAAGCACTTGCAATGGAGGGTTTGAGAATACAATCTGGGATGGAGGAGACGGATGCACCATCAAACATCACCGCGCAATCCTTTGGGGATATTTCAGCTCTGCATGCTAAGGGAAATAACAGTAACGAGTCCGATGAAGCTGTTGCTTTGGGGTTGATAGAAACAAAAGATAGCAGTGTTGTTGATGGGATAATGAGCTTATCATTGAGTCTTGATGAATGGATGAGGTTAGATTCTGGCGAGATTGATGATATAGATAATATCAATGAGCATACATCCAAAATTCTAGCTGCCCATCATGTTAACTCCCTTGATTTAATTCATCGGATTTCAAATATCAAGAGGAAACGAGGAAAAGAACCTGAAAGGAAACATGGTTTGCTGGGAAACAATTTCACAGTAGCATTAATGGTGCAACTTCGTGATCCTCTGAGATCTTTTGAGTCTGTTGGAACACCAATGCTTGCTCTTATACAAGTCAAGAGGGAGTTCTTCCCACCAAAGCCCAGGAATCTATCTGAGGTAGGTAACACCGATGAGGAAGAGGATGATGATTGTAAAACAATAGGCAAGGTTGAGACAGAGAAACCTTCAGAAGGGGAGGGAATTCCTCAGTTCAGAATCACAGAAGTGCATGTTGCAGGCTTGAAAACTGAGCCTGCCTACAAGAAGAAGGATTGGAGGTCTTGGGGCACATCAAGACACCAAAAATCTGGTTCCCGCTGGTTGCTTGCTAACGGAATGGGAAAGTGCGAAAAGAATCCATTCCTCAAGTCAAAGCCTGTTTCCACATGTAATGCTCCACTCACCCCTAAGGTGCAACCTAATGACATATTGTGGAGTATATCATACCGTATGTATGGTACTGGAGACAAACGGGTGGATCTGACAGCATTAAACTCACCTATCAGGAATCCCAATATCTTTATACGGAATGAAACTAGAAGACCACGTTGA